A region from the Hylaeus volcanicus isolate JK05 chromosome 6, UHH_iyHylVolc1.0_haploid, whole genome shotgun sequence genome encodes:
- the LOC128878519 gene encoding uncharacterized protein LOC128878519 isoform X3: MVHKVHRMEEEPPDEDKKVEATMQTVIAALNTSDDVCDSGTRVSGQEEFTCSLYISRAVGVGPQGQVQGTQGGELVRSNLEEVIRASDPLAAWHVSETPCGLIAAFAREADAEKLLQRGDLARVFDGPVQVARFSAKDSRYRQAVLLRDVPWAIPLQDINSALSKQGIATGSVERWRQYIRVEVLDAGHYELLLRQGLDFFGAARFGVIPERWCRGATGSVGGSLQAGPGMVGNLLESTNLQTGDGVLQCYRCQGFWHMAANCRHLPRCVRCGEPHSVEFCPRPRNNPICCHCFGPHHAGYRQCPVRQQLSNATPISITLSTTRIGNQYPVNAASKPSPSSHEQQPLKSSQS; the protein is encoded by the exons ATGGTGCACAAAGTGCACAGGATGGAGGAGGAACCCCCTGACGAGGATAAAAAGGTCGAGGCGACGATGCAGACCGTGATCGCGGCGCTAAACACGTCGGACGATGTCTGCGACAGTGGAACACGTGTTTCCGGTCAGGAAGAGTTCACGTGCTCCCTCTACATCTCGCGTGCCGTCGGCGTAGGCCCGCAAGGCCAAGTGCAAGGAACGCAAG GTGGCGAATTGGTGCGCTCAAATCTAGAAGAAGTGATCCGTGCATCCGATCCTTTGGCAGCATGGCACGTGTCTGAAACACCTTGCGGTCTCATCGCAGCGTTCGCGCGCGAAGCAGATGCCGAGAAGCTCCTACAACGGGGAGATTTGGCGCGAGTTTTCGATGGACCAGTACAA GTGGCCCGATTCTCAGCGAAGGACTCTCGCTACAGGCAAGCTGTTCTCTTGCGCGACGTACCTTGGGCCATTCCGTTGCAGGATATAAACTCTGCGTTGTCGAAGCAGGGAATCGCGACCGGAAGCGTCGAACGCTGGCGACAATACATCCGTGTAGAG GTACTCGACGCTGGACATTACGAGCTGCTGTTACGTCAAGGCTTGGACTTTTTCGGCGCGGCTCGGTTTGGCGTGATTCCGGAACGCTGGTGCCGTGGAGCGACCGGAAGCGTCGGTGGATCGCTGCAAGCTGGCCCAGGAATGGTCGGTAATCTCCTCGAGTCGACGAATCTTCAGACAGGGGACGGGGTTCTCCAATGCTACCGATGCCAGGGCTTCTGGCACATGGCTGCCAACTGCAGACACTTGCCACGCTGCGTTCGCTGTGGAGAACCGCACAGCGTCGAGTTTTGTCCCCGGCCTCGCAATAATCCCATTTGCTGTCACTGTTTCGGCCCCCATCACGCTG GGTATCGTCAGTGCCCAGTTCGCCAGCAACTTTCAAATGCAACGCCTATTAGCATCACATTGAGTACGACTCGAATCGGAAACCAGTATCCGGTGAACGCTGCTTCGAAGCCGAGCCCATCGTCTCACGAGCAGCAGCCTTTAAAGTCCAGTCAGTcttga
- the LOC128878519 gene encoding uncharacterized protein LOC128878519 isoform X2 codes for MLCHPTTSDNPHFWERRDGVGWMVHKVHRMEEEPPDEDKKVEATMQTVIAALNTSDDVCDSGTRVSGQEEFTCSLYISRAVGVGPQGQVQGTQGGELVRSNLEEVIRASDPLAAWHVSETPCGLIAAFAREADAEKLLQRGDLARVFDGPVQVARFSAKDSRYRQAVLLRDVPWAIPLQDINSALSKQGIATGSVERWRQYIRVEVLDAGHYELLLRQGLDFFGAARFGVIPERWCRGATGSVGGSLQAGPGMVGNLLESTNLQTGDGVLQCYRCQGFWHMAANCRHLPRCVRCGEPHSVEFCPRPRNNPICCHCFGPHHAGYRQCPVRQQLSNATPISITLSTTRIGNQYPVNAASKPSPSSHEQQPLKSSQS; via the exons GGGTTGGTTGGATGGTGCACAAAGTGCACAGGATGGAGGAGGAACCCCCTGACGAGGATAAAAAGGTCGAGGCGACGATGCAGACCGTGATCGCGGCGCTAAACACGTCGGACGATGTCTGCGACAGTGGAACACGTGTTTCCGGTCAGGAAGAGTTCACGTGCTCCCTCTACATCTCGCGTGCCGTCGGCGTAGGCCCGCAAGGCCAAGTGCAAGGAACGCAAG GTGGCGAATTGGTGCGCTCAAATCTAGAAGAAGTGATCCGTGCATCCGATCCTTTGGCAGCATGGCACGTGTCTGAAACACCTTGCGGTCTCATCGCAGCGTTCGCGCGCGAAGCAGATGCCGAGAAGCTCCTACAACGGGGAGATTTGGCGCGAGTTTTCGATGGACCAGTACAA GTGGCCCGATTCTCAGCGAAGGACTCTCGCTACAGGCAAGCTGTTCTCTTGCGCGACGTACCTTGGGCCATTCCGTTGCAGGATATAAACTCTGCGTTGTCGAAGCAGGGAATCGCGACCGGAAGCGTCGAACGCTGGCGACAATACATCCGTGTAGAG GTACTCGACGCTGGACATTACGAGCTGCTGTTACGTCAAGGCTTGGACTTTTTCGGCGCGGCTCGGTTTGGCGTGATTCCGGAACGCTGGTGCCGTGGAGCGACCGGAAGCGTCGGTGGATCGCTGCAAGCTGGCCCAGGAATGGTCGGTAATCTCCTCGAGTCGACGAATCTTCAGACAGGGGACGGGGTTCTCCAATGCTACCGATGCCAGGGCTTCTGGCACATGGCTGCCAACTGCAGACACTTGCCACGCTGCGTTCGCTGTGGAGAACCGCACAGCGTCGAGTTTTGTCCCCGGCCTCGCAATAATCCCATTTGCTGTCACTGTTTCGGCCCCCATCACGCTG GGTATCGTCAGTGCCCAGTTCGCCAGCAACTTTCAAATGCAACGCCTATTAGCATCACATTGAGTACGACTCGAATCGGAAACCAGTATCCGGTGAACGCTGCTTCGAAGCCGAGCCCATCGTCTCACGAGCAGCAGCCTTTAAAGTCCAGTCAGTcttga
- the LOC128878519 gene encoding uncharacterized protein LOC128878519 isoform X1: protein MVVVVAAMLNTVNHAGTRRETYRVGWMVHKVHRMEEEPPDEDKKVEATMQTVIAALNTSDDVCDSGTRVSGQEEFTCSLYISRAVGVGPQGQVQGTQGGELVRSNLEEVIRASDPLAAWHVSETPCGLIAAFAREADAEKLLQRGDLARVFDGPVQVARFSAKDSRYRQAVLLRDVPWAIPLQDINSALSKQGIATGSVERWRQYIRVEVLDAGHYELLLRQGLDFFGAARFGVIPERWCRGATGSVGGSLQAGPGMVGNLLESTNLQTGDGVLQCYRCQGFWHMAANCRHLPRCVRCGEPHSVEFCPRPRNNPICCHCFGPHHAGYRQCPVRQQLSNATPISITLSTTRIGNQYPVNAASKPSPSSHEQQPLKSSQS from the exons GGGTTGGTTGGATGGTGCACAAAGTGCACAGGATGGAGGAGGAACCCCCTGACGAGGATAAAAAGGTCGAGGCGACGATGCAGACCGTGATCGCGGCGCTAAACACGTCGGACGATGTCTGCGACAGTGGAACACGTGTTTCCGGTCAGGAAGAGTTCACGTGCTCCCTCTACATCTCGCGTGCCGTCGGCGTAGGCCCGCAAGGCCAAGTGCAAGGAACGCAAG GTGGCGAATTGGTGCGCTCAAATCTAGAAGAAGTGATCCGTGCATCCGATCCTTTGGCAGCATGGCACGTGTCTGAAACACCTTGCGGTCTCATCGCAGCGTTCGCGCGCGAAGCAGATGCCGAGAAGCTCCTACAACGGGGAGATTTGGCGCGAGTTTTCGATGGACCAGTACAA GTGGCCCGATTCTCAGCGAAGGACTCTCGCTACAGGCAAGCTGTTCTCTTGCGCGACGTACCTTGGGCCATTCCGTTGCAGGATATAAACTCTGCGTTGTCGAAGCAGGGAATCGCGACCGGAAGCGTCGAACGCTGGCGACAATACATCCGTGTAGAG GTACTCGACGCTGGACATTACGAGCTGCTGTTACGTCAAGGCTTGGACTTTTTCGGCGCGGCTCGGTTTGGCGTGATTCCGGAACGCTGGTGCCGTGGAGCGACCGGAAGCGTCGGTGGATCGCTGCAAGCTGGCCCAGGAATGGTCGGTAATCTCCTCGAGTCGACGAATCTTCAGACAGGGGACGGGGTTCTCCAATGCTACCGATGCCAGGGCTTCTGGCACATGGCTGCCAACTGCAGACACTTGCCACGCTGCGTTCGCTGTGGAGAACCGCACAGCGTCGAGTTTTGTCCCCGGCCTCGCAATAATCCCATTTGCTGTCACTGTTTCGGCCCCCATCACGCTG GGTATCGTCAGTGCCCAGTTCGCCAGCAACTTTCAAATGCAACGCCTATTAGCATCACATTGAGTACGACTCGAATCGGAAACCAGTATCCGGTGAACGCTGCTTCGAAGCCGAGCCCATCGTCTCACGAGCAGCAGCCTTTAAAGTCCAGTCAGTcttga